The Archangium primigenium genomic interval TCGGTGATCATCTCGCTGACCTTCTTCTTGTCGTCCTTCACCCAGAGCTGGTCCACGAGGCATACGGTCTCGTAGTACTTCTCCACCTTGCCCACGAGGATCTTGTCCCACATGGCCTCGGGCTTGCCCTGCTCCTTGAGCTGGCCCCGGAGAACGTCCTTCTCCTTCTCCAGCGCCTCGGCGGGCACTTCCTCGCGCGACACGTAGCGGGGGTTGGCGGCGGCGATGTGCATGGCCACCTCCTTCACCAGGTCCTGGAAGTCCTCGTTGCGAGCGACGAAGTCGGTCTCGCAGTTGACCTCCACGAGCACGCCGATGCGGCCGCCGTGCACGTAGGTGCCCACCAGACCCTCGGCGGCCACGCGACCGGACTTGCCGGCCAGCTTGGAGCCGAGCTTCTTGCGCAGCCACTCCTCGGCCTTGACGAAGTCCCCGGCCGACTCGGCCAGCGCCTTCTTGCAGTCCATCAAACCCGCGCCGGTCTTCTCGCGGAGCTCCTTCACCATCGTGGCGCTGACCTCGGCCATGTTCGTCTCCTAGTTCGGGGGCCCGCTCCGCGCCCGAGGCGCCAGGAGGGGCATGTGAGGGGGGGTTACGGCGACGGCTGGAAAACAGAAAGGCCGGACGGCGACACGCGCCGCCCGGCCCACGTCTCGCGCCTCCCCGGAAGGAGGCGCGGCGGCATTACTCGGCGGAGGTGCCCTCGCCGTCGGCGGAGGGGGCCTCACCCGAGGCGGCGGCCGGGGCCGCGCCCTTCATCTCCACGAGCGGGCCACGGCGGTCACCACCGCGGTCGTTGCGGTCGCCACCGCGGCGATCACCGCCCCGGTCGTTGCGGCGGGGGCCACGGCGGTCGCCACCGCGGTCGTCGCGGTCACGCCGGTCGTCACGGGCCTCCTCCTCGTCCCGGTCCGCCGCGCCGCTGGCGCGGTAGCGGGCACCACCCTCGATGCAGCTCTCGGCCACCTTGGAGGTGAAGAGCTTGATGGAGCGGATGGCGTCGTCGTTGCCCGGGATGACGAAGTCGATGCCGTCCGGATCGCAGTTGGTGTCCACCACGCCGATGACCGGGATGCCGAGGCGGTTGGCCTCGTGCACGGCGATGTGCTCCTTCTTCGGGTCGACCACGAAGAGGCACTTGGGCAGCTTGGACATCTCCTTCACGCCGCCCAGGTTCTTCTCGAGCTTCTCGCGCTCACGCTCCAGCGTGGCCACTTCCTTCTTGGGCAGGCGCTCGAAGGTGCCGTCCTCGGCCATCTTCTCCAGGGTCTTGAGGCGATCGATGCCCTGCTTGATCGTCTTGAAGTTGGTCAGCGTGCCACCCAGCCAGCGGCTGGTGACGAAGAACTGACCGGCGCGGCGCGCCTCCTCCTGGATGACGTCCTGGGCCTGCTTCTTGGTGCCCACGAAGAGCACCGAGCCACCGCGCGCCGTCAGATCCGACACGAAGCGGAAGGCCGAGCGGGCCAGGTTGACCGTCTTCTGCAGGTCGATGATGTAGATGCCGTTGCGGGCGCCGAAGATGTAGGGCTTCATCTTCGGGTTCCAGCGCTTGGTCTGGTGGCCGAAGTGAACACCGGCCTCCAGCAGCTGCCGCATCGTGATGCCGCTGGAGGCGGCCATGGCCTGCTGCTGCGTGTCTTGGGTTTCCATCTCGGTTTCTTCCTCCACGGGCGAGGTGAATCCGGCGGTTGGCTCCCGGGGGGAGCACCGAGCGCCGGCACGCGCGTGTGTGTAGTGGGTGTGGACTTCAACGACCTGCCCGCCACCGCCCAGGGGCTGGCGGCGGGCGCGGCTTCTCTAACAAAACCCTTCCCGACGGCGCAAGCTTCACGACATCTGGGAACGGGGTATGCATGGAGGGCCCCACACCGGAATTCCGGGGTTGGGGCCCTCCGGGGCGCACGGACCTAGACGCTGGCCTCGGCGGCGCCGTGGCACTTCTTGTACTTCTTGCCGCTGCCGCAGGGGCAGGGATCGTTGCGGCCGACCCGGGGAGCGCTCGGATCCGCGGCCGGGGTGGCGGCGCGGGGGGCGACCGGCTCGGCCAGCTTGCCCTCGGCGTCCGCGCGGCCCTCCTGCATCTGACGCTGGCGCTGCGCCATCTGCCGGGCGAGCCGGGCGGTCTCCTCGGCGGCGGCGGCGGCCGCGCGCGCCTGCACGCGCATCATCTGGCTGACGAACTGCGAGCTGATGGCGCCGAGCATCTGCATGAAGCCCGCGTAGCCCTCCTTCTTGTACTCCTGCTTGGGATCCTTCTGGCCGTAGCCACGCAGGCCGATGCCCTGGCGCAGGTGATCCATGGCCAGCAGGTGGTCCTTCCACAGGGTGTCGATGGAGACCAGGTAGCGCACCTGGAGGAAGCGCAGGAACTCCTCGCCGAACTCCTCCTCGCGCGCCTGGATGACCTTCTCGGCGGCCTTGTAGATCTCGTTCTGCAGGTCCTCCCGGTTGCCCGTGCCCGCGAACGACAGCTCGAGGTTGAACGTCTCCTTCACGCCGCGCGCGAGCGCCTCCAGGTCCCACGTGTTGGGGTTGTTGGTGGCGCAGTAGGTGTCCGTGAGCGCCACGATGACGTCCTCGACGGCGTCGAGGATCATCTCCTTGTAGTCGGCCCACGACACGGTCTGCTCGGTGCGCAGCTTGACGCGCGTCTTCTTGTCCTCGTCGTACTCCACGAGCGGGATGCCGGCGCCGGCGGCCAGCACCTTGCGGCGCAGCTTGTAGATGGTGCGCCGCTGCTGGTTCATCACGTCGTCGTACTCGAGCAGGTTCTTGCGGATGTCGAAGTTGTGTCCCTCGACGCGCCGCTGGGCGCCCTCGATGGCGCGGCTGAGCCAGGTGTGCTCGATGACCTCGCCCTCCTCCATGCCCAGGCGCTCCATGAGCCCCGAGATGCGCTCGGAGCCGAAGATGCGCATGAGGTCGTCCTCGAGCGACAGGTAGAAGCGGCTGGTGCCCGGGTCACCCTGGCGGCCGGCGCGGCCACGCAGCTGGTTGTCGATGCGGCGCGACTCGTGGCGCTCGGTGCCCACGATGCACAGACCGCCGGCGGCCACCACTTCCTCGCGCTCCTTGGCCGTCTGCGCCTTGTACTTGGCGAGCACCTCGGTGAAGCGCGCCTTGTGCGCGGCGAGCTCCGCCTGGAAGGCCGTGAGATCCAGCGGCTGGCCGTCCGTGGGCGGAGGCGGCGGCTGGGGCTCGGGACCCACCTCGTTCTTGGCCATCACCTCGGGGTTGCCACCCAGGAGGATGTCCGTGCCGCGGCCCGCCATGTTCGTGGAGATGGTGATGGCGCCCTTGCGGCCCGCCTGCGCGATGATGTCCGCCTCGCGCTCGTGCTGCTTGGCGTTGAGCACGTTGTGGGGAATGCCCCGCTTCTTGAGGAAGCTGGCCACCACCTCGCTCTTGGCGATGGACACCGTGCCCACCAGCACCGGCTGGCCCTTCTTGTGGAAGTCCTCGAGGTCCTTGCACACCGCCTCGAACTTCTCGCGCTCGGTCTTGTAGACCACGTCCTCCAAGTCGTCGCGGATCATGGGCCGGTTGGTCGGCACCACGCGGACCTCGAGGTTGTAGATCTTCGCGAACTCCTCGGCCTCGGTGTCGGCGGTGCCGGTCATGCCCGAGAGCTTGGAGTACATGCGGAAGTAGTTCTGGAACGAGATGGTCGCCAGCGTCTGGTTCTCGTTCTCGATGTTCACGCCTTCCTTGGCCTCGACGGCCTGGTGCAGGCCATCCGACCAGCGGCGGCCGGGCATGAGGCGGCCGGTGAACTCGTCGACGATCATCACCTCGCCGTCGCGCACCACGTAGTCGCGGTCGCGGCGGTAGAGGGTGTGGGCGCGCAGCGCCTGGTCCACGTGGTGCAGCGTCTCGATCTCGCCCGGATCGTAGAGGTTGCCGATGCTCAGCCGCTTCTGCACCTTCTCGATGCCCGCGTCCGTGAGCGACACCGACTTGTGCTTCTCATCCAGGATGTAGTCCTGGTCGGGCACCAGGCCGGGGATGACCTTGTCGACGTTGTAGTACTTGTCGGTGGTGTCGTCCGTGGGGCCGGAGATGATGAGCGGGGTGCGCGCCTCGTCGATGAGGATGGAGTCCACCTCGTCCACGATGGCGAAGTTCAGCTCGCGCTGGACGTAGTCCTGCAGGCGGAACTTCATGTTGTCGCGCAGGTAGTCGAAGCCGAACTCGTTGTTCTGCCCGTAGGTGATGTCCGCCCGGTAGGACTCCTGTCGCTGCCGGTCGTTGAGCTCGTGCAGGATGCAGCCCGTCGTCATGCCCAGGAAGTGGTGCACGCGCCCCATGTGCTCGGCGTCACGCCGGGCCAGGTAGTCGTTCACCGTCACCACGTGCACGCCGCGGCCCGACAGGGCGTTGAGGTAGCTGGGCAGCGTGGCGGTGAGCGTCTTGCCCTCGCCCGTGCGCATCTCCGCGATGCAGCCCTGGTGCAGGAACATGCCGCCAATCATCTGCACGTCGTAGTGCCGCTGGCCGATCACCCGGCGGGCGGCCTCGCGCACGAGGGCGAACGAGTCGAACAGCAGCTCGTCCAGCGGACGGCCGTTCTGCACCTCCTGCTTCATGCGGGCGGTGGCGGCGGGGAAATCCTCGTCCTTGAGGGCCCGCATCTTGCTTTCCAGCTCGTTGATGCGGCCTACCTTCGGGATCGCCTTCTTGAGCTCACGCTCATTCTTCGTCCCGATGATCTTCTTCAGCGTCCATTCGATCATGCGATTGTGGCTCTCTCGCCGGAGGATCCGCGATGGGACGTGGCGAGTGGAAAGGAAATCCCTGGAGTGTAGGTGGGATGCAGGAAGGAAACCATGCGTTTCTCCCGCGTCATTCCACCTGATTGGCCGCCGCGCGAGCGGCACGACACAGTAAATCGGAACCGAGACCACGCAATGCCCTCTCGCCGAAAAGACGACCGCCGCCCTCCCCGACGTCCCCCCTCCCGGCCCCAGAAGGGCTCGCCCCCGGGCCGGGGCCCCAAGAGCGCCCCGGCCCCGGCCGCGCCGCCCAAGGCCCCCGCCACTCCCGCCCGCGTCAAGGCCCCCACGCCGCCCCCGGCGATGCTCCCCGCCCAACCCGGCCGGTGGCTGTGGACCTGCCGGGCGGGCTTCGAGGCCCATCTCTTCGAGGAACTGGCGTGGGCGGGAGCCTCCCCCCGGATGCTGGGCGAGGTGCTCGTGGAGAGCGCCGAGCGCCCCGAGGAGCCGCCCGTCTTCGCGCGGACCGGCATCCGCGTGCTCGCCACCCTGCCCTCCTCGACGCAGACCCTGGAGCAGAGCGCCGAGGCCATCACGGCCCGCGTCCTCTCGGCCCTTCCCAAGGGGACGCTCGTCCTCCAGTCGTTCACCCCGGACAGCCCCGCGGGCAACCGGCTCGCCGACGACGCGGACGCGCTGCTCGAGGCGGTGCGCGCCCGCCTGCCCGCGGAGCGGCTCCTCGAGGAGACCTGGCGCGCGCGGGAGGCCGGGGCCACGCTCGTGGAGCTGTGCGTGGCGCCCGGAGGCATCATCGTGGGCGAGGTGCACGCGCGCGAGGCGCTGTCCCTGTCCCCGGGCGGCCGGCAGCGCATGCGTCGGCCCACCGACTCGCCCTCGCGCGCGGCCATGAAGCTGGAGGAGGCGCTCGTCAACCTGCCCTACGAGCCCGGCCGCGGCGAGGTGTGCGTGGACCTGGGCGCCGCCCCCGGCGGGTGGACGCAGCGGCTGGTGGCCCGAGGCGCCCGGGTCATCGCCGTGGACCCCGCCAAGCTGATGCCCGAGCTGCTCCAGCAGCCCCGCGTGGAGCATGTCCAGGAGAGCGCCTTCGCCTATACCCCCGAGGAGCCCGTGGACTGGCTGTGCTGTGACATGGCGTGGCGGCCCCTCGAGGTCGCGCAGCTGCTCGCCAAGTGGGGCCGCCGGGGCTGGGCCAGCCACCTGGTGGCCAACATCAAGCTGCCCATGAAGGACAAGAACCCCATGCTCCTGCGCGTGCGCCACGTCCTCATCGAGGACGGGGGCTGGCAGGGGCTCACCATGCGCCAGCTCTACCACGACCGGGACGAGGTCACCGTCACCGCCCACCGCACCCTGTGAGCCGCGCCCCGGAAGGAAACGCCCATGCCCTACGCCCTCGATGAAGCCCTCGCCTCCGCGCTGGTGGCGCTCGACCCGCGCGCCGTGCGCCACGCGGCGGACCCCGTCCGCGACGCCGTCCAACGCCTGCTCCTCGAGGAGCACGCCCGCCGGGGCGTGCCGGATGCCACCGGCGCCCTGTCCTTCCGCGCCCTCACCCAGGGCGCGCTGCTTCAGGCGGAGTTCGACCTGTCCACCCACGCCCACCACGAGGGGTGGAGCGTGGGCGCGCTCGTCGTGGACGTGAAGGGGATGATCCACGTCAATGCCCGGCACGGCTTCCCCGTGGGCGACGCCTTCCTGCGCGCCGTGGTGGCCTCGCTCCAGGCCCAGGGGCCGGGCGCCCCGGTGGTGCGCCTGCAGGGGGACAACTTCGCGCTGCTCCTGGTGCCCTCCACGGGCCTGCGCATCGAGGACGTCGCGGAGGACACCGTGCGCGCCCGGCTCGCCCAGGACGTCCGCGCGAGCCTGCCCGAGGGCGCCGAGGTGCCCGGCTTCACGCTCGCGCGGCTGGCGCTCACCCTCGAGCAGCCCACCCACTGGCAGGTGCTCGGGCCCCTCGTCTGGGGCGAGCTCATGCGCGCCTATACCCTCGCCGAGCGCGGACAGGCCCCGGGGCTCCAGGAGCGACGGCTGCCGCTCGGCGGCTTCGTGCCCGAGCGCGACGCGTCCTGAGAAACGACGAAGGGGGCGAGACCTCTCGGTCCGCCCCCTCGTACGACGGCCCGGCGCGCGGGCCTACTCCTCGAGGATGAACTTGCGCGGGTTCTGCGGGATGCCGTTGACGCGCACTTCGTAGTGCAGGTGCGGACCCGTGGAGCGGCCCGTGTTGCCCACGTTGGCGATGAGCGCGCCGCGCTTCACCCGGTCGCCCGCCTTCACCAGCAGCTTGGACAGGTGGCCAAAGCGCGTCTTGATGCCGTAGCCGTGGTCGATGACGATCACGTTGCCGTAGCCGCCCTCGAGCCCCGAGAACACCACCGTGCCATCCGACGGCGCGCTGACTTCCTTGCCGTGCGGCGCCGCGATGTCCATGCCCGAGTGCCCCACCCGCTCCGCGGTGTAGGGGTCGAGCCGCTGGCCGAAGTCACTCGTCACCCAGCCACGCGTGGGCCACACGGACGGCGTGGAGGCCAGGAGCGACTTCTGATCCTGGAAGTAGGCCTGCAGCTCCTGCAGGCTCTGCTCCTGGCGCGTGGCCTCGGCGCTCAGCCGGTCCAGCTTGCCCGGCAGCGCCTTGGGCGACTCGAGCGTGCTCAGCTCGGTGAACTGCGTCTCCGCCACCGGCGCGCCCACCCCGGGCTCGCGCTCCACCGGGCCCATGGCCAGGTTGCGCTGTGGGTCGGACAAGAGGGTGATGGCGCGCAGCTTCTGGTCGAAGCGCTCCACGCGATCCAACGTGGAGCCGATGTGCTCGATGCGCTCGCGCACGGACTTGAGCTGCGTGCGCAGCGTCAGGTTCTCCTCGCGCAGGATGCGGTTTTCCGCCGCGTCCCGGGCCACCTGGAAGTAATGCAGGGAAGCACCCAGCGCCAGACCGGCCAGCAGGAACACCCCCGCGCCCACCTGCAGCATGAGCATCTTCGAGATGTTGAAGCGCCGGACCGGTGCGTTGTGGTCCGCGATCACCATCAGGGTGTAGGACTTTTTCGCCTTCGCCAATGCCTGCTCCTGTGTGCGACCCGCCACTCGGCGGGCGGACCAAGGGGGGGCCATCGCCACCCGCTCCTCCACCACCCACCCGCGCCGCCACCCGGTCCATCCTCGGCCATGCCCCCCGAAGGGCGCATGGGAATGCTTGGGGCAGCTAGCACCCCCCTTCTCGGGGTGTCAAGCCAGGAGACACACTGGAGCCGTTCCACTTACAGCCTCGTGAAACGATTCCAGTCGTCCGCCCGGAAGGGCCGCCCTCAAGTCGACATCTGCACGACGATGGCGGTGATGTTGTCATCACCGCCCCGCTCGTTGGCCAGGTCGATGAGGCGCTGG includes:
- the rpsB gene encoding 30S ribosomal protein S2 codes for the protein METQDTQQQAMAASSGITMRQLLEAGVHFGHQTKRWNPKMKPYIFGARNGIYIIDLQKTVNLARSAFRFVSDLTARGGSVLFVGTKKQAQDVIQEEARRAGQFFVTSRWLGGTLTNFKTIKQGIDRLKTLEKMAEDGTFERLPKKEVATLEREREKLEKNLGGVKEMSKLPKCLFVVDPKKEHIAVHEANRLGIPVIGVVDTNCDPDGIDFVIPGNDDAIRSIKLFTSKVAESCIEGGARYRASGAADRDEEEARDDRRDRDDRGGDRRGPRRNDRGGDRRGGDRNDRGGDRRGPLVEMKGAAPAAASGEAPSADGEGTSAE
- a CDS encoding M23 family metallopeptidase — translated: MVIADHNAPVRRFNISKMLMLQVGAGVFLLAGLALGASLHYFQVARDAAENRILREENLTLRTQLKSVRERIEHIGSTLDRVERFDQKLRAITLLSDPQRNLAMGPVEREPGVGAPVAETQFTELSTLESPKALPGKLDRLSAEATRQEQSLQELQAYFQDQKSLLASTPSVWPTRGWVTSDFGQRLDPYTAERVGHSGMDIAAPHGKEVSAPSDGTVVFSGLEGGYGNVIVIDHGYGIKTRFGHLSKLLVKAGDRVKRGALIANVGNTGRSTGPHLHYEVRVNGIPQNPRKFILEE
- the rlmM gene encoding 23S rRNA (cytidine(2498)-2'-O)-methyltransferase RlmM, whose translation is MPSRRKDDRRPPRRPPSRPQKGSPPGRGPKSAPAPAAPPKAPATPARVKAPTPPPAMLPAQPGRWLWTCRAGFEAHLFEELAWAGASPRMLGEVLVESAERPEEPPVFARTGIRVLATLPSSTQTLEQSAEAITARVLSALPKGTLVLQSFTPDSPAGNRLADDADALLEAVRARLPAERLLEETWRAREAGATLVELCVAPGGIIVGEVHAREALSLSPGGRQRMRRPTDSPSRAAMKLEEALVNLPYEPGRGEVCVDLGAAPGGWTQRLVARGARVIAVDPAKLMPELLQQPRVEHVQESAFAYTPEEPVDWLCCDMAWRPLEVAQLLAKWGRRGWASHLVANIKLPMKDKNPMLLRVRHVLIEDGGWQGLTMRQLYHDRDEVTVTAHRTL
- the tsf gene encoding translation elongation factor Ts: MAEVSATMVKELREKTGAGLMDCKKALAESAGDFVKAEEWLRKKLGSKLAGKSGRVAAEGLVGTYVHGGRIGVLVEVNCETDFVARNEDFQDLVKEVAMHIAAANPRYVSREEVPAEALEKEKDVLRGQLKEQGKPEAMWDKILVGKVEKYYETVCLVDQLWVKDDKKKVSEMITDRAGKIGEKVSVRRFARFEVGEGIEKKKEDLAAEVAKTLGQA
- the secA gene encoding preprotein translocase subunit SecA; its protein translation is MIEWTLKKIIGTKNERELKKAIPKVGRINELESKMRALKDEDFPAATARMKQEVQNGRPLDELLFDSFALVREAARRVIGQRHYDVQMIGGMFLHQGCIAEMRTGEGKTLTATLPSYLNALSGRGVHVVTVNDYLARRDAEHMGRVHHFLGMTTGCILHELNDRQRQESYRADITYGQNNEFGFDYLRDNMKFRLQDYVQRELNFAIVDEVDSILIDEARTPLIISGPTDDTTDKYYNVDKVIPGLVPDQDYILDEKHKSVSLTDAGIEKVQKRLSIGNLYDPGEIETLHHVDQALRAHTLYRRDRDYVVRDGEVMIVDEFTGRLMPGRRWSDGLHQAVEAKEGVNIENENQTLATISFQNYFRMYSKLSGMTGTADTEAEEFAKIYNLEVRVVPTNRPMIRDDLEDVVYKTEREKFEAVCKDLEDFHKKGQPVLVGTVSIAKSEVVASFLKKRGIPHNVLNAKQHEREADIIAQAGRKGAITISTNMAGRGTDILLGGNPEVMAKNEVGPEPQPPPPPTDGQPLDLTAFQAELAAHKARFTEVLAKYKAQTAKEREEVVAAGGLCIVGTERHESRRIDNQLRGRAGRQGDPGTSRFYLSLEDDLMRIFGSERISGLMERLGMEEGEVIEHTWLSRAIEGAQRRVEGHNFDIRKNLLEYDDVMNQQRRTIYKLRRKVLAAGAGIPLVEYDEDKKTRVKLRTEQTVSWADYKEMILDAVEDVIVALTDTYCATNNPNTWDLEALARGVKETFNLELSFAGTGNREDLQNEIYKAAEKVIQAREEEFGEEFLRFLQVRYLVSIDTLWKDHLLAMDHLRQGIGLRGYGQKDPKQEYKKEGYAGFMQMLGAISSQFVSQMMRVQARAAAAAAEETARLARQMAQRQRQMQEGRADAEGKLAEPVAPRAATPAADPSAPRVGRNDPCPCGSGKKYKKCHGAAEASV
- a CDS encoding diguanylate cyclase domain-containing protein, which gives rise to MPYALDEALASALVALDPRAVRHAADPVRDAVQRLLLEEHARRGVPDATGALSFRALTQGALLQAEFDLSTHAHHEGWSVGALVVDVKGMIHVNARHGFPVGDAFLRAVVASLQAQGPGAPVVRLQGDNFALLLVPSTGLRIEDVAEDTVRARLAQDVRASLPEGAEVPGFTLARLALTLEQPTHWQVLGPLVWGELMRAYTLAERGQAPGLQERRLPLGGFVPERDAS